A single Acidobacteriota bacterium DNA region contains:
- a CDS encoding DUF72 domain-containing protein, whose product MMPHADLHLGTSSWSSADWDGVFYPKGMAARDYLAHYATKFRSVEVDATFYRVPALSTTRKWRSDLPEGFKLAAKVPQAITHEKGMVDCAQNLAAFLAAMEPLGDRLGPLLLQFPYYKKDAEMTEKVFLERLDAFLPLLSADYRFALEIRNKGWLKPALFDRLSKHRVAFALIDHPWMPNPAQYSAMEPFTADFAYVRWLGDRYAIEKITKSWDRVIVDRSREMESWVPLIKAILEGKRAIYAYFNNHYSGHAPGSIELFEKIWREKITPA is encoded by the coding sequence ATGCCGCACGCCGACCTCCACCTCGGGACATCCTCGTGGTCGAGCGCCGACTGGGACGGCGTCTTCTACCCGAAGGGGATGGCCGCGCGCGACTACCTCGCCCACTACGCGACGAAGTTCCGCAGCGTGGAGGTCGACGCAACGTTCTACCGCGTGCCCGCCCTCTCGACCACCAGGAAGTGGCGGAGCGATCTCCCCGAAGGGTTCAAGCTCGCGGCCAAGGTGCCGCAGGCGATCACGCACGAGAAGGGAATGGTCGACTGCGCCCAGAACCTCGCGGCCTTCCTCGCGGCGATGGAGCCCCTCGGCGACCGGCTCGGGCCGCTTCTCCTCCAGTTCCCGTACTACAAGAAGGACGCGGAGATGACGGAGAAGGTCTTCCTCGAGAGGCTCGATGCCTTCCTCCCCCTCCTGTCGGCCGACTACAGGTTCGCCCTCGAGATCCGAAACAAGGGATGGCTCAAGCCCGCGCTCTTCGATCGGCTGTCGAAGCACCGCGTCGCCTTCGCGCTCATCGACCACCCGTGGATGCCGAACCCTGCCCAGTACTCCGCGATGGAGCCCTTCACCGCCGACTTCGCGTACGTGAGATGGCTCGGGGATCGCTACGCCATCGAGAAGATCACGAAGAGCTGGGACAGGGTCATCGTGGATCGATCGCGCGAGATGGAATCGTGGGTTCCGCTCATCAAGGCGATCCTCGAGGGGAAGCGGGCGATCTATGCCTACTTCAACAACCACTACTCCGGCCATGCCCCGGGGTCGATCGAGCTCTTCGAGAAGATCTGGCGGGAGAAGATCACTCCAGCGTGA
- a CDS encoding dioxygenase: protein MPVVFCAHGNPLNAIRDTIFTRFLLAWGRGLPRPRAILAVSAHWESPRLAATSSDRPETIHDFHGFPEELFAVRYPAAGDPALAARIAALLRAAGLPATEDGARGLDHGAWAPLRRLYPAASIPVVQLSLLAGMPLARHVDVGRALAPLRDEGVLILGSGNLVHNLRTADLFDESEVARPWAREFDAWVKGSLDAWALDALADFRDRAPHGRIAHPTVEHYAPLLVAAGAASGGGARPRVSYAFEGFEHATISLRSVTLE from the coding sequence ATGCCCGTCGTCTTCTGCGCGCACGGGAACCCGTTGAACGCGATCCGCGACACGATATTCACCAGGTTCCTGCTCGCCTGGGGCCGGGGCCTCCCGAGGCCGCGGGCGATCCTCGCCGTCTCCGCGCACTGGGAGTCGCCGCGCCTCGCCGCGACGTCTTCGGATCGCCCCGAGACGATCCACGATTTCCACGGCTTCCCCGAGGAGCTCTTCGCCGTGCGCTATCCCGCTGCGGGAGATCCCGCGCTCGCCGCCCGGATCGCGGCGCTCCTGCGCGCGGCGGGCCTCCCGGCCACGGAGGATGGCGCGCGCGGGCTCGATCACGGCGCGTGGGCGCCGCTCCGCCGCCTTTACCCCGCGGCCTCGATCCCCGTCGTGCAGCTCAGCCTCCTGGCGGGGATGCCGCTCGCGCGCCACGTGGATGTCGGGCGGGCCCTCGCGCCGCTCCGCGACGAAGGGGTTCTCATCCTCGGGAGCGGAAACCTCGTCCACAATCTCAGGACCGCCGATCTCTTCGACGAGAGCGAGGTCGCGCGCCCCTGGGCGCGGGAGTTCGACGCGTGGGTGAAAGGCTCGCTGGACGCGTGGGCTCTCGACGCCCTCGCCGATTTCCGAGATCGGGCGCCGCACGGCCGCATCGCGCATCCGACTGTCGAGCACTACGCCCCGCTTCTGGTGGCGGCGGGGGCGGCGTCAGGCGGCGGCGCGCGGCCGCGCGTCAGCTACGCGTTCGAGGGGTTCGAGCACGCCACCATCAGCCTCAGGTCCGTCACGCTGGAGTGA
- a CDS encoding nitrous oxide-stimulated promoter family protein, whose translation MGEGHLERERATIEAMVRLFCERRHGATAGLCEACGGLLGYAEQRLRRCPFADEKPPCADCPIHCYKPAMRDRVKEVMRYAGPRMMLRHPLFALRHWLDSFRKEPPAAKKPRGERT comes from the coding sequence ATGGGCGAAGGCCACCTCGAGAGGGAGCGGGCGACGATCGAGGCGATGGTGCGCCTCTTCTGCGAGCGCCGGCATGGCGCGACCGCGGGTCTCTGCGAGGCGTGCGGCGGCCTGCTGGGCTATGCCGAGCAGCGCCTCCGGCGGTGCCCGTTCGCGGACGAGAAGCCCCCGTGCGCCGACTGCCCGATCCACTGCTATAAGCCCGCGATGCGCGACCGGGTGAAGGAAGTGATGCGGTACGCCGGCCCCCGGATGATGCTCCGGCATCCACTCTTCGCGCTGAGGCACTGGCTCGACAGCTTCCGCAAGGAGCCGCCGGCCGCGAAGAAGCCCCGGGGGGAGAGAACGTGA